Within Sorghum bicolor cultivar BTx623 chromosome 2, Sorghum_bicolor_NCBIv3, whole genome shotgun sequence, the genomic segment AGATTATCGCAAATGCTATTTGATAAAATGCCTCAGGAATGCCGAAGAGTTTTCGCGTACATCCTTAAATCCTGtttcttcatttttttttatCAATAATTTCTTGGTTTTCTGTGTTATCATTTGacgcttacttgtttcaaattAATATATATCTGAACTAACCATAATATCAATATACTCCCTTTGTCTAAAAAATAAATGTTCCTTTGATTTTCAAAGAGTCAAGCCATTTTAAGTTTaattaaattatagaaaaatattatttcatattttattttaaatatatttaacTGTTAATAATCTAATACTTCTAGTTATACCGTATCATAGATGTTACTCTCTCTGTCAAAAAAATAGAATCGTAATTGTAGGTACAAGTCAAATAAAACTTTCTTAAATTATATCAGATttgtagaaaattaatattaatgtttatatttctaaatagatttactattaaaatatattttagaaCTAATTTGTTAATATTTATTCAGCCttataaatattagtattttttataaatttgattaaacttAAATTTGGTCAACTTCTATAGAATTATATGTTATCTTGGGACGCTTTTCTATATCTTCAACTAGGTGAATTTCTCGTGCGTTGTTGGGggtttttcttaaaaataaattattacATACATACCAGTACTATTTGTTACtcagtattatatatatataacttacatgtattttattgtattagatctagtaaaaagATTATTGAGCTAATAGAATAAAAtctaatatttggttacattatagaggatTTAGTGATGAAACAAAATAGACTTGTATGttaataaattaaatatttaaaatatgCCATATGATatagataatatggtcattttttgtaattaatatgagATGATATGGATTTAGTGAGGAATGATGTGGATATATTGCATGAAAAGAGAGAACATTTTGTGGGTcacttagtggagaatgatgtggaTATACCATGCATAAAGAGAGAATTtatctagtggggtttagctttataagagtatatactatggttaaatttaaaatatttagACTAAGAGTCTCGGACACGTGCatttttttaatcttttttcCCGTGCCAGCCGGGGGATCGCCTACCAGGCGGCGCGTCTCCGGCCCTACGCGTCTCCGGCGACCCCTGCGCTAGCCGCAGCTCCAAATCTTCTCCCCGCCGCCCCTCTCGCCGGTCGCCGCTAATCCGCCCGCCGGGGGCCGCAGCGGATTGTACCCTCCGAGCGAAGCTCTGGCGGCCGCATCCAAATTCCCCCTCCCGCAGATAACTGAAGCAGTCAGTCGAGTCTCTCGAGCGCGCGCCACGTGCGAGGCTGCGACGTATTGTGTAAGAGCAACTTCAACCCATCTCCTAAACAAATCCATATTCTAAATCTAGGGATttgatttaaaaaaattaactcCAACCAACCTTCTATTTTGGCTCCTATTTTCTATGCCCTCCTAAATTATAGTTTCACCCCTCACATCTAGAACCCCTATCCTACTTATTTAGGAGGTGGATTGGAGTTGAGTCTTAATTTGAGTCTCtactttttttatcatagcatgtaaataaaaatttaaggaCTTAATTTAGGAACTTGGGCTGGAGTTACTCTAAGAATATCTCCAACAATcggcacccaaaatacaagacccatttgtcctttgggtagcgctacagttaaaaggttccatacctatttttagtcttctccaacaacaagacctaaaatacaacactctctgcaaatgggtctcgagaagAGAGGATATCTTAATTTGGATTATGTCTCTTCTGATACCTAAAATgagtcttctgtatgggtactctgttggaggctataggtattgtgttggaagtTTAGGTTCCAAATAGGTCTCAGCCTAACTCATTTTCCTCGTTTCGGCGGCATCCGCACGCCGCCGGTGCGCACAGAGGCACACTCCGCCGAGGACCGGCACGAGGAGAGACAACCGGTGAGAGGATGGGGTCCGCGTTGCTGGCGACGCTGCGGCTGAAGAGTGAGGTGGACACCGCCATCCGCGACACCCTCGACAAGGTCCTCGTCCTCCGATTTGGTCGCGCCATCGACGCCGCTTGCCTCCACCTAGATGACATCGTGAGTACCCTCTCGGCCTCTCTCCTATCCCTCCGCCGCCCTTCCACGAGGGCTATTGTTGAGCTGAGCGATAATCGGGCCAAACCTCATGCTCCCTTCCCTTTTGCCTAGGTTCGCTTTGCAATTTTGATCTGTGGTGGTTAGTTTTGAGACTGGCTGGTTGTTGCTGTTTGCGAGGATGTGATGATACTACTATTTACTGTATTAGTTTTTTTTAACGCAATGGTAGGACCTCTACCTTTCaattaagaagaaaaagaattgACCCAGTTTATAAGGGAAACTAGCCTTGAAAACCTTACCATCACACAGTTTTTTAAAGGAAAACCAAAAAAACCTAAACACAACTTATATGGCTAACCCTGAGCAACCCATCTACACACAAAGGTGACACCACTGATGGAGCCCACCGTCATTGTTGTGGAGCTTATCACAAGCCAGTGATAGAGCTCCGACTTCCCAGCCAAAGCCCCCAACACGCTGCCACTCGCAACAAGCTGCAACCTCCATAGAAAAAGAACACAATGTGTTATCTTGCCAAGCTTTGTTGCATCCCACAACCAAAGCAGCTCTGACTTTGCTACTGCAGATCCACTCTAGGAGAACCAGAGACGCGGCAGAAGAAGGAAGCGAGCTAGAGAGAACCGGAATTAGTGAGTGGAATTAGTGCATTAATCAAAGTGGATCAGTTGGAGCAGTGGGTTCGCACTTCATACTGCCTAATGTCAAAATTTTCTCTGAAACTACTAGAACAATGCGGGAAGATGAAATGCACAGAAAAGTATATGATGGTTTCAGCACATCAACATAATACCAAACACAACTTACAGTTTTCTTAGCTCTGTTGTGAGTGTCGCACTGATAGCGGTCTCTCTCGGTGCGAAAATGGAATTAATAACTTGGTATGCAAAACACTGCAAATCAATTATTTTGACCATAGGAAGTGTCATTGAGGTTCGTATTTCTGTATTCTAAATTATCATCTGTTAAATATGTGCAGGCaaaaaaaggggggggggggggggggggtaccaCACATCCTTATTAGTGATTGTCTAACACCCAACACCTTCAAACACATTTTGTTCAGTATTATAGTATGTATACATGCTGTTAAGGAGGCTTTCCGTTCACATCATTTCCATAGGTTAAGTATATGCCTCTGTGTGTCTGTAATTTTATGAAGTTTTCTGATTCATCGTGTCTTAACAGCTGGCTAGATCTTCTTGGGACATATCCAAGTTTGCTACGGTAGCATTGGTTGACATGGACTCTGAGGAGATTCAAGTTTACATTGACTACTTTGACATTACTTTGGTTCCAGCAACCATTTTCTTCTTCAATGCCCATCACATGAAGATGGATTCAGGGTAGGTTCTATTTTCACACAAAAAGAATTCATTCACATTCATTGGAGCCTTTCCCACGCCTAACAGAATATTACACTTTGTTTTTTGCTTGCTGAATTTGAATTGGTATAATGTTGAAAACTGATATCTTTTGTGTTAACTATTTATGTCTGTTACGTTATCATTGTGGTGCTTTTGGTTTTCTCATGTCATCAATTTATAACAGA encodes:
- the LOC8079205 gene encoding thioredoxin-like protein 4B codes for the protein MGSALLATLRLKSEVDTAIRDTLDKVLVLRFGRAIDAACLHLDDILARSSWDISKFATVALVDMDSEEIQVYIDYFDITLVPATIFFFNAHHMKMDSGTPDHTKWIGSFSSKQDFIDVVEAIFRGAMKGKLIVSCPLPPERIPRFQLLFKDV